From a region of the Abditibacteriaceae bacterium genome:
- the chrA gene encoding chromate efflux transporter, whose translation MPHAAPHANLCSMKARTEQAVHTREVAALFLRLGCTAFGGPAAHIAMMRREVVEKRGWLEAQEFLDLVGAVNLVPGPNSTELALHIGQRRAGWPGYFAAGFGFIMPAVLLVLLLAMLYERFGALPLSQGILRGVAPVVVAIILHALIRFFPTAVKNRVTAVIAVLAFAAALWLRVELPILCVAAVIGLLLPRASTVEFDRTSSRPQEAKEMQNPHAAILFALPAVVWPPLVVPVFWTFLKIGSVLYGSGYVLIAFLQAEVVDKLKWVSSQQLLDGIAVGQFTPGPLFTTATFIGYQIGGVPTAIAATVGIFLPAFVFVALLAGFWKKLRAASWARGFLDSINAASFALMAVATLDLARGALWNSDGNTLRVVPLVLFFLSLALLLRTKINSTWLIAAGAVCGAVLTL comes from the coding sequence ATGCCCCATGCCGCGCCGCACGCTAACCTTTGCTCGATGAAAGCACGCACCGAACAAGCTGTTCACACGCGCGAAGTCGCCGCACTTTTTCTGCGTCTGGGCTGTACGGCGTTCGGTGGCCCTGCAGCTCATATCGCCATGATGCGCCGCGAAGTCGTGGAAAAGCGCGGCTGGCTTGAAGCACAGGAATTTCTCGATTTGGTCGGCGCGGTGAATCTTGTTCCCGGCCCGAACTCGACCGAACTTGCCCTTCATATCGGCCAGCGCCGCGCGGGTTGGCCGGGTTATTTCGCGGCTGGCTTTGGCTTCATCATGCCCGCCGTTTTGCTTGTATTGCTGCTCGCGATGCTCTACGAACGCTTTGGCGCGTTGCCGCTATCGCAGGGCATTTTGCGCGGCGTCGCTCCGGTTGTCGTCGCAATTATTTTGCACGCGCTCATCAGATTCTTTCCGACAGCCGTTAAAAACCGCGTCACTGCGGTTATTGCAGTTTTAGCTTTTGCCGCCGCCCTCTGGCTGCGCGTTGAACTGCCAATTCTCTGTGTCGCGGCTGTTATCGGCTTGCTATTGCCGCGCGCGAGTACAGTCGAATTTGACCGTACTTCGTCGAGGCCACAAGAAGCGAAAGAAATGCAGAACCCGCATGCAGCGATTCTTTTCGCGTTGCCTGCGGTTGTGTGGCCGCCACTCGTTGTGCCCGTTTTTTGGACGTTCTTAAAAATCGGCTCCGTTCTTTACGGCAGCGGTTATGTGCTAATTGCGTTTTTACAGGCCGAAGTTGTCGATAAATTGAAGTGGGTTTCTTCGCAGCAACTGCTGGATGGAATTGCAGTCGGACAATTTACGCCCGGCCCGCTTTTCACAACCGCCACGTTTATCGGTTATCAAATCGGTGGCGTTCCCACAGCGATTGCAGCTACCGTGGGCATTTTCCTACCAGCCTTTGTCTTTGTGGCATTACTGGCGGGCTTTTGGAAGAAGCTGCGTGCGGCAAGCTGGGCGCGTGGTTTTCTCGATAGCATTAATGCCGCGAGCTTTGCGCTCATGGCAGTTGCAACGCTCGATCTGGCGCGTGGCGCTCTGTGGAACAGCGATGGGAATACGCTTCGTGTCGTGCCGCTGGTATTGTTCTTTCTTTCGCTCGCGCTTTTGCTCCGCACCAAAATCAATTCAACGTGGCTCATTGCGGCGGGCGCGGTGTGCGGCGCAGTGCTGACGTTATAG
- a CDS encoding Spy/CpxP family protein refolding chaperone, whose amino-acid sequence MNKLSLFGLAFAMSAPFAASIEAAPATAGKHHGGKVDGKHMGRGKHGGGMRMAGELGLTEAQRTKMKAIMMASRDKRKALRNKKLTEAERRTQMRAIGEQTRAQIVAMLTPAQKKKMAEMRNQRHEKMKARGEKPTRM is encoded by the coding sequence ATGAATAAATTAAGTTTGTTCGGTTTGGCGTTTGCGATGAGCGCGCCTTTTGCAGCGTCGATTGAGGCTGCACCCGCAACTGCTGGCAAGCACCATGGCGGCAAGGTCGATGGCAAGCACATGGGACGGGGCAAGCATGGTGGCGGGATGCGGATGGCGGGCGAACTTGGTCTCACCGAAGCGCAACGCACCAAGATGAAAGCGATTATGATGGCTTCGCGCGACAAGCGGAAAGCGTTGCGCAATAAGAAACTCACCGAAGCCGAACGCCGCACGCAGATGCGCGCGATTGGCGAACAAACGCGTGCGCAAATCGTGGCGATGCTTACGCCCGCTCAGAAGAAAAAGATGGCCGAAATGCGCAATCAGCGCCACGAGAAAATGAAAGCACGCGGTGAGAAGCCAACCCGTATGTAA